Genomic window (Podarcis muralis chromosome 9, rPodMur119.hap1.1, whole genome shotgun sequence):
TTAAATGTGTGAGAGAGGAGAGGAACGATGTGGCTTGTTCTGGTAATCAAGGCATTTGTTATTCTAGGCGCCGTCTCCTTACAGGAACCCAGGagaagatgcaacattttcaacaGATACCAGGGGAACTGTTAATGTCCTGACCTGGTCTCATAGGCAGTAATGGGCTGAATGAAGGGAAATAACTTgaagcaaaattcagaaaagacaGAGGTGATCCTAGTTTGAGAGATGGACTCTTGGAATAGGGATTTGGCTTGTTCTGGACAAGACTTGAAAATTGGGGTTCGTCGTTTGGGGGCACTCCTACATCAGGCTCTGCATCTAGATGTCCAAATAGTGTTGTTGCTGAAGATGCAGGGAGTTCACAGGAAGCCAGGTGACAGAAGATTCAGAGAAGGCAGATTGTATGTTTGGAGATTGTGTCTCATGGGCGTAGTGACTGTAGACAAGGATGCCTTTGCCCAGCTTAGGTTGGTGCAGTATCTGCGTCTGTTCCAGAAAAGATCGGACCCAGCCACAGTAACACATGCCTTGGTTGCATCCAGGTTGGGTTACTATAATGTCCTCTGCATGAAATTGCCTTGAGATTTCAGAAACCTTCAGCTGGTCCAGAATCTAATTGCAAGGATGTCAGTGGGTGCTCACCAAAGATACCATACCACACAGATTCTGTAATAGCTGCATTGGTTGCAGAATTATTTCCTTCACATAATTTTAAGTGCCGGTGATGACTGTTAAAACAATAAATGGCTTTGTGCCATGATGATACCTGGATCTATACCTAAGATAGATTAGAGAGACCCATCTGTGTCCCATTCATAGTTGAGGAAGGTATAtggagagccttctcagtggctgcatcCAGATTGTGGAATACCTTGCCCAGCAAGATCTATGTTACCCCCCCTTACACATTTCATTGCTCACTTGTTAAATCTTCCCTGTTCTGGCAACTGTCTATCTAGCTGGGCAGGTGAATTTCATATGCTGAAGCCTCATTTGAGAATGTTCTGACACTCCCAGCCTGTTTCTGAGTTTTTGTGCTGTTCTCTTTTATGGGAATGTGCTTTTactttttaattgttgtaaaatGCCAAGTACAAATGCATTGGAAGAGTCTGTTTAATGCAAATGCACTGGACAGACTGGGTAAAAGTTTAacaaataaaagagaaaaggcagCTTAATGTAAATATAGTCATATGGTGGGGGCGCTGGGAGAATCCTAACTTTGTGTATATACTGAGGGCATCTGAGCTCATGGAGATTGAGCAGAAAAGGGATCTTAGGGTCATGGTGGATAGCTCACTGAAAATATTGACTCAGTTTGCGGCAGACATGACAAGGGTGAATTACCTCAGGAtcattagaaaaaagaaaaaagaaaccaattCTTCCGATACCATTTTTAGTGTGACCATGCTTAGTATACTGTGTACAGTCCATGTTCAACTGTCTGGTGTCTCACTTCTTCCTAAGTTGGGTTTAAAGCTTTGGGAGCAGCCCAATTCAGACTGCTTTGGAGAAGGTCCATTTTGTATCAAACAAGGCCCAAATCCCTGCAGAGTGGCCTATTTGGTTCTGGATTTGGATTCTCTCTGAAGCGGATGCATACTCCTactatgtacagtagtacctcgggttacagacgcttcaggttacagacacttcatgttacaggctccgctaactcttaaatagtacctcaggttaagaacttttcttcaggatgagaacagaaatcacacggcggcagcggAACGCCCCATTAGGtgaagtggaacctcaggttaagaacagacctccagaacgaatttacagtggtgccccgcaagacgaatgccttgcaagacgaaaaacccgcaagacgaaaggtttttccgtcgcggaggcgcttcgcaagacgaagttccctatgggcttgcttcgcaagacgaaaacatcttgcgagtctcgccatttatttatttttgctccccccccctttttcaaagccgctaagccgttaataggcttttaacagcttagccgctaagcccactaagccgctaatagcgctaaatcgctaataggcttagccgccaatggggttgcttcgcaagacgaaaaaaccgctagacgaaaagaatcgcggaacggattcttttcgtcttgcgaggcaccactgtaagttcttaacccgaggtaccactgtataacatgaCTTTCGGGATCCTCAGGAGCCTGCTGCTTAATACTAGTTGCTAGGGAGCAACAATGAGAGAGGGTTTTTTGTCGTCATGTTCTGCCCGTGAGTTTTCCATAGATATCTAGTTGGCAACTGTAGGAAACCGTAGCATTTCAGTATTAACCTTTTAGCACATTGCTTATACTAAAAATAAACTTTCAGCTGTTGTCTCTTTAAGTTCTCTGTCCATAGCCTATGTAGTGCTATCATTGTCTTCAGAAGAATTTCCTAGTTAACAAGGTTTTGGCTTACAAACCATTAAGTGGTTAGCAAGCCAGCAAAACGCACTAAAAGTTTCAAACGTTGGCATTAAATATACAAAACACTGCTCCGTGTTTtgtaaataaaaacacagcaaaatccTTTGATTATCTTGTTTCCAGCTACTGTGAAAACCGAGTTTACGACTCTGGGAAACTTGCAGTCACTGTGCCACTGTATGAATTTAAGTTATGTAATGACAGGATCCAATGAAGTATCCTTGTTGGGCCCTGTTGGTTCCTAGAATGTGAATACTTCACATGCAATGGTTGTATCCATGGAAGAGTTTGCCTTTGTTCTGTAAGTGTGGTCTTGAACTAAGTTTtcggtctttctctctctctctccccccccaacttTCCAGTTCTTCCTCCAGTGCTTGTTCCGAGACACAGTGAATACAACCCACAGCACAGTCTCCTGGCTCAATTCCGCGTGCCACAAAACGAGCCACACATGCCACACAATGCTACTTTCCCAGACTCTTTCCAACAGCCCAATAGCCATCCGTTTCCTCACTCGCCCAACAGCAGCTACCCAAACTCCCCGGGAAGCAGCAGTGGCACCTATCCTCACTCACCTGCCAGCTCAGACCCAGGAAGTCCTTTCCAGATGCCAGGTAAGCTTGCTCCAAGAGGCCTTGGTTGTAAGTTCTCAGTGTTAAGGGCATGGTTGGGACACATGTTCTGCTTTGGTCAGTATCTCATGGCAACCAATGAAAATGCAAACATTTGCATGCTTTTAAAGGTTTCtttacagggacacgggtggcgctgtgggttaaaccacagagcctaggacttgccgatcagaaggttggcggttcgaatccccgcgacggggtgagctcccgttgcttggtccctgctcctgccaacctagcagttcgaaagcacgtcaaagtgcaagtagataaataggtaccgctgcggcaggaaggtaaatgcgtttccgtgcgctgctctggttcaccagaagtggcttagtcatgctggccacatgacccggaagctgtacactgctccctcggccagtaaagcgagatgagcaccgcaactccagagtcggtcacaactggacctaatggtcaggggtccctttacctttaaaggtttcTTTATGGCAAttaaaactacagtggaaccttggttcttgaacttaatctgttccggaagtccatttgactcccgaaaccattggaaaaccaagacacagcttctgattggcttgaggagcttcctgcactcatgtGGAAGCTGCagtggatgttcggcttctgaaaaatgtttgaaaaccggaacacttagcttttgggtttgccgtgttcgggagccaatttgtttgacaactaagccgtttgagaaccgagTTATGACTGTACATACTTTTTGTCAAAAACCATAATTTTATGATCAGTGCAATTGGGACAATAGCTGCAATTTTTGCCCACTGAACCTTTGGCTGTGTTAAACTTTCACCTGTCAGTTCTCTGTGAATAGGTGTCGCGTAATGTCTCTCTGGCTTTACCTAGTCTGCAAAGAAGAGTTTTTGAAACTACGGAGCATCCAAGGATTTTAATGAATTACCACATAAAGATAGCATTAAAAGATTTACCTTAGCTGATCGTGAGAGCATAATGTGCTGCTAGAGAATTACTCACTGGAAATCCACTGGGTCCATAGAGTTCTTCACTAGCTAGAACTTCATTTGTAGAGCATGATGTAGCATAATCTTGAAGTTAGTTATGAATCTGGTAAAAAAAATGAGGGGAGCTGCACTTGCCCTCTAGATTAGAAGTCAAATCAATGAGGTGCTTTGTTCAACTAGGATTCCAGATTGGTGCTGGAAGATCAAATCCAAATGACCAGGGGAAGGCAAttgtccattaaaaataaaacaaaacccacactTCACATTGGTAGAAGTATCTTATGACATGAATTTGCAGTGTCTCAAAAGGGCAAGTAGACAAAGAGCAGCATGAAGTTTGCTCTTTTAAATGTTGCACAGAAATAGCCTTTTCTCACTGTTCGTTAGTTCTTCCAAATCTCTCCTGTGTGTTTTGGGTTGTAAAAAGATACTAAAGAACTGCTCAGTTGTGTTTAAACTTCTAAAAAATTAAACCAATGTAGGAACACCCAAACATGGATGAAGAGAAGAAGTATTCAAACTGTTCCTGGTGTAGCAATCAACAACTGTATAGCTGGTGACAGCTTAAACCTAATTCTGGCTGGCCACTCGGCAATAAACTGGGCTTAGCAGCACTGATGTCAACAGCACATGAGTGTAAATCTTGCTATGTACTGGATTGCAGCCCGTTTGCTAGTAAACTTAAATGTTACTTGGTTCATCtaattgaaatgctttgttttGATAAGTGGTCATGCATTAACAGCTCACCTGAAAGCCACAGGCCACCAGTAATTCCATGCAGGTCAGTGGGCTGGTGGAGGAAGGACAGACCACTCCATTCTCCTGCCATTTGGTTTCTGTGCTAGATGTGGAGGAAGGAAAGCCTGATCCTCAGTTCTGTCCCTCCTCTGTCATTCCACTCgatcaaatgcattttttaaaaaaatagcctgCATTTCTGCACATCTTTAAAAGAGGGGGGCTTCCCTCCCAGCATGAGAATATGGGTTCCTCTTAGTAGGTTGGCAACTTTAACTGGCTTATTTGTAAGGCTGCTTTAGCTGCTGTTAGTTCTGTTGCAGCACCATAATAGGGAATTATTGCTGTTGGAACTGGGAAAGTAGGAAAAACAGAAGTACAATAGTGTTGGCTGAAATCTTTTTCCAGCAGGTCTGATATTTATTAAGCACCTAAAATCACTAGCTATGAtaaacatacattaaaaaaaccaaacctccTCAAAATCACTTATCTCATGTAGAATAACTTTACCTTTATCTGATTCAAAGCCTAGTTCCCTAAAAAAGAAACTCTAAACTTTTATTCCTTGATGAGAAATAATGGTTTCCGTTGTTAGCCTTGTTTATAAGAGTTTAGTTTTGTCTAGCAAGTCTCACTTGAGACACAGGAATGAAGAGTTTTATTGGGTTATCATAAATAGGTGGAAATTGTTGCTTGACCTGTCTTAGCGCTTTCTACTAATGTACAAAGAGAAATTAAATTATCTGTCCTGTATTTTTCCCATTTAGCTGATACTCCCCCTCCTGCTTATCTGCCTCCAGAAGATCAGATGACACAGGATGGTTCACAGCCAATGGACACAAATATGATGGCACCTTCAATTCCTCCAGAAATAAGCAGAGGTGGTGAAAATTTTAtggtttttttctcccccttttaaTAAGAAATGTGGTCTAACATATATATGTGGCATGTGGAGTGTAAACATGGTTGTAGCATACATTTTATGAATAGGAAGCTATGAATGATCATATCTGAATTATGGACTTCCAATAGgtttctggttggccattgtgagaacagggtgctggactagattgtcTGATCCAACAGAGGTGGCCTTAGGTTCTTATGATTTAATAATGCTGCGCTCATGCTCTGTACTAAGAGTCTGGCATAATAGCAAGTAAATGTCAGTGGATGTGTTCTCCCCAAGTAACAAGGTATGGAAAATGGTGTTTCAGCCAGACCTGCACCAAATCATgcactgcttcttcctcctcataGCTGCAGGCAAGATGGCTCAGATAACCAAAGTGTGTATTCTGTGCCAGCAGTTTTGGAGCCATCTTGGAAAAATAAGAGGAGACAACCTCTTGGTTAtttaacattttgttttaaagCTGGCTTGCAACCAATAAAGCAAATCTTTGGGTAGTTTTGCTGATCTGTTCATTTCACATAGACCTTGTTGCTGACAAAAGTAAGAAGCAAATTTATCATTGCTTATGCCTGACTCTGTAGACCTTCTGCACACTTTAGTTTTCCTGTTGTCCTGTATCTTTGTCCTGTCATTCTTGCATTCCTTAGGAATAGCCCCAGTAAGCAGAGGGCTGTGTGTCTAACCAGTCTTTAAGGGTTTGTTTGGATATTCTGATCACAACAAACTGCTGTGTATTGCGTCACAAGAGATGCATATAAATAGTGTGCTTCTCATTAGGTTGGCTCCAGTTCATGTGGCAGGATCATAAAATTTCTGCCACTGGCACTGCCGCATGTAGTGTTGTGTGTTGGCTAGACCATGACCATAGCAGTTTCATCCAAGAGCACTGTCAAGATGGCTGGATCTGGAACCAGATTATTTTTACAAGCTGTGTTGTTACCAGAAATCACAGCACTTGCAGCGTTACCCACTTCTGTGTTCACAATGGCAGTTTCCTGCACGCCCTTCCCACTGTGGCTTTGGGGCCAGATATTTTAGCAGGAGGCAGGGAACAGTATGTACTGGACAGCTGAAGGATGTTGCAATCACAAGCACAGAAGTAGTAATGCTGCAGGCCCAACGACTAGTAGCAACTAGTGGCAGATGCTCCCTCTAAATCTGGTAACTTTTTCCTCCCCTGATCTTAATATCCCTCCCTTcccgtttttctttttctttttctttttcgagGGTGAAACTACACTTGCTTATTTCCTTTACACTTACATTGTTTACGCACACCTGTTTCCCTTAATTCTGTGAGCTCATTTCTCTACTCCCGTACCTCTACCTGGTACGTACGGTCACATCCTTTGTTTTATAGCCCTTCAGAAAAGGTCTGCTGAAGTTCGCATAtaggaagggcaccggcagtaaACGTAGGCTCAAGCACTCTCGCTGCAGACATTTAGAGAGGCCTGTTCTTTGTGAAGATTTGTTAGTCTTAAGAGATTTGACTTAACAAGCTGCATCCTGTCAATGAAGTTGGGTAACTCCTATTGTTGGCTCATGCTGGGAATGGAGAGACAAAGCACACCTGCTCTGCATGACTTAAGGCAAATGTGAGGAAGTTAGTATGAaatctgtgtgagagagatatgATTTCATTCTGCAGGAATGGCCAGCTGGCAGGATTTCTTCCTGAGTTTGAGAACTAGGGCAAAGCTGTGTGCAGCCTTAATGGTTGCTGGCATCTTACTGTGAAGAGTGCACCTACTTACTAATAATTAAAGGCTGCTGTACAATGACTTGAAAGGATTAAAAATATCATGGCTTGTTTGAATCAGCACTTCTTTGCATAGCTTTGGTAATCAGTGAACAGGATGGAGAAAAGCCTTATTTACAAAAAAGTATATACcgctgtatcataaaaatataccagcagtttacaacaaaataaaaacagtttatatTGTGGTAGGATACGATATATTATAAGTTTAAAAActagttaaaagcaaaaagaaatgaaaaaaacaaacaacaatagaCCATGATGAGGgatgtactcttaattgcctgcataagcctgatggaacagaaaagttttcagcaggtgtttcagagttggcacagaaggtggccgctgaatctctgttggcaaAGTGCTCCACAGGACTGGCCAATGGCACTAAAGGCTCAAATTCTCATTGTTGTCATATGAGGCTCACCAGCTCGGGGAATATAGTCTGCCATCTTCAGTTCCATATAATTGGTTTCCTACAGCCAAAACTATATTTATGACTGTCATTGGTTGACTCTTCCTTCTTAGCTACCACAagtcactgtggtgtagtggtttgtgTCAGACGAAGGATGAGAGTTCTCAAATTCAGATCCCAGTCTGGCCACGAAGCCCACTTtgggccaggtgggaaaaggcctgcaaggcagggagcagatcACAGCTGAGATGGTCATAGAGTGCCCCAGGAGGTCATTATGATGGACAACTGAGGCCAGGGTATGCCAGCCCAGCAAACACCCCTAGCTGTAGAAGGCAATTGGGACTTCTGTGGCAGGCTGAAATCCTGGAGTACTAGGAACATCTTCCTTCAGGGACAGTGCAACCCATTCTAGATTGGGTCATCCACCTGATTCCTGAACACAGGAACCACCTACCCACAACACCCCTGTGTTAGAAGGATTCATTCTCAGTTGGTTGGCTTCCAACAAGCCCATCACTGCTTCAGGGCCAACAGCATTTTCTCAGCTTCTGATCCAGTTGACATGGACAGATAAGTGCTAAGTACTTGCAACGCCATGCTCCAAATACCCAGCAACCAGTGGTTTAACATGGTAGTTGAGTTGCCATAGGAGACAGAATGGATCCTAAAGGGTGGGTGAGACCCTGACTTGGAAGTGCAACTCCACCATGATATGGACATTTGCTCAAGGTGGCAAATCTTTTGAGCAATAGTTCCCGGTGCAAAGCATACATTTTGAATTGCATACTGTCCAATGACTTCATTGTAAATAGGCATGGTTTACGGTAGCACATCTGGGTTTTCTAAAGCGTTGAAGTGGGCTGTGATGAAACTGATTACCACTAGGTGACCAGTCAACATCGTTTGGTAAATTGAGTGAGACATGGTAGTTTCCTTTCTAGCTCATTTGCCACACAAACACAGCCCACCTGCCCAAACATAGAGCTAAGTAAAGCTTACTGGTTACAatcattttggggggaagccagtCTAATCATTCTACTGCAGGGACTCTCAACCTAACCAATTAGTAGATTATCAGTACTGCAGCCCCAGTTTTTGTGAGTCTACTTGTAAAGCAGGGTGGTAAAAAGAATCTGCTCACTGCTTATTAAACTACCAGTTAGAACTCCTCCTCTTTTCGCTATGTGGAGGCTTTGATTGAATTGCTAGTGTGGCTCATATGTATTGCATAATAGGGCATTGTGAGAGAATGACTTCTAATTAGCAGCTGCATAGCCagattattttttcccccttttggttCTTCAGTGATCTTAAGCCAAAACCTAcacacttaaaataaataaaactttaaagcTCAGGAACTCATTAATTCTAGTGTcactgatttctgattttcctcCTTTCCAGATGTTCAGGCAGTTGCTTATGAAGAGCCAAAACACTGGTGCTCTATTGTCTACTATGAGCTTAACAATCGTGTTGGAGAGGCATTTCATGCCTCTTCAACAAGTGTGTTGGTCGATGGCTTCACTGATCCTTCAAACAACAAGAACAGGTTTTGCCTAGGGCTGCTCTCCAATGTTAACCGGAATTCCACCATTGAGAACACCAGGCGGCATATTGGCAAAGGTACTGTGGGGTTTTGTTCATATTTGAaagtggaaagagagaggagctgagatGCAAGCAACATTTGTTTGCCTCAAGGCTTCATTGAGAAGCAACATATTCAGCGTTACACAATGTAATCTCCTTGCAAACAAGGAAATTTCAACAACACATAGAAACAGGGTTGCGCACGATCCGACTTCCAACTAGACAGTTTTCTCCCAAATTGTTTTGTTGGAATATAAACCTCTTGAGCTGCAATTAAGCTGGTGGATCTATTACTACACAAGGTTCTTATATAGGGGTTAAAATCACTATCGGGCTCCCTGATGCAGCTACAGGAGAATTAACATAGCTTGCAAAATAGTGGTGAAGGCTTTTTTGCAAAGGGCAGAGAAGTTGACATCTCTTGCTTTCCCAGTTCAGAATCTGAAATTGTTTCCAAGGTAAAATAGTACTGAGAACCATAGGAGAAAAAGAGGAATcacttaaaatttatttttatcttttataaaAGTGCTTGTATTACAGTATATGCCACCTGTTTTAACCCATAATACCCCCAATATATAAAACTATATAAAAAACAATGTGCTGTCTCCTTTATTTTAAGAACTGAAGTAATTTAGTAATGTTCTGGTTTTCTGTATAATTTGTGTTTCTAGAAGCATTTgctttttgtctctctctctctctctctaacaaaaaagagagagacggtCTTGAGTGAAGACTATAGCTTCTATACTTTAAATTGTCTTGGAATAAAAATAGTTTGTCAATTATTTGTATTAATAATTCCCTACTTGGTTTTGCTGGAATATGACTTTGGTTTTACAAAGCTAGATATGAACAAGGAATACTTTCCCCCTCAGGGTATGACTGGTATTTTGGCTATATAAAAGATGACTTTCTCTTCCAGGTATGTGTAAGACACAGTTGGGGACTACCCACTACTGGTGCCTTTAAAAGTATTCAGAACATGCCTTTTGGTGGTGCActgaaggacttttaaaagtttgaatAGCAGCAGGGTTTTAATGTTTTTTCCTCGTAACAGCCCCATTCCTTACTAGGGATCTAGTTATGGACAAattatttaattacatttatatcttccccttcctccaagaagTTCCAAGGTGATATACACGGCATCTTATTTATCCTGTCAATGATCTGTAAAataaattaggctgagagatagtattAACCCAGTTGAGCTTCAGTGTTTGAGGGGGCCATTGAACCCTGTAGTAGATATCCCCAGTACTAGTCTCACATTCtgaccattatgccacactggtgGCCCAATTTGAGAAAATAGCTGTAGCCGCTAAATTTCACTTTGGGTCAAAGATCACTAGATGGCAGATAGCCACCAATAAGGAAGAGTATGCCTAATTTCTCTAGCTGAATCAGTATTAGTACCTGGGACCTATAGATATGCAGCACATAGGAACTCCTATTTCCTTTTACTAAATGGTTCAGTAAGATGTCTTAGTCTtaaattttgcttttgaaaattatcacacacacactactaaattaccatttttattttgcaaagaaaTATGCATATTTAAGAAGATCTGCTAAAACTACAGTAAACCCCAATCTAAATAGAAGCTAAAACTCAGACCAGATAAAATGAAGAGGCACTTGGTTTGCTTGGCTAATGAGAGTTGAGCAGATGTCGTTCTATCCCATTGGTTTCATTAGACACAAATTCATCTGAATCCCCTAGTTTTTAACTAGAAAAATCCTTCAAATCTAAGGATATGAGCAAATGTCCAGAAAAGCAGATGTCCAAAAAATGTTGCCTAAACAGCATGCGAGTAATAAATTTGGACAACTGCAGTTATGCGGTTGGGCCAGGTATGTAAAATTCATGCATCACTGTGGAGAAGGTGTGTGATCCTCATTTGGACAACAGCACCAGAAAATACTCATACCCATTAATTGCTGTTTTGAATACCTGCAGCAGTCTGAAGTGCTTTGACTTCAGAATAAAACTAACAGAATCATGTCTCTCTTATAGGAGTTCACCTGTATTATGTCGGTGGTGAAGTCTATGCAGAGTGCCTTAGTGACAGTAGTATATTTGTGCAAAGTCGAAATTGCAATTACCATCATGGCTTCCACCCAACTACAGTCTGCAAAATTCCAAGTGGCTG
Coding sequences:
- the SMAD1 gene encoding mothers against decapentaplegic homolog 1, yielding MNVTSLFSFTSPAVKRLLGWKQGDEEEKWAEKAVDALVKKLKKKKGAMEELEKALSCPGQPSNCVTIPRSLDGRLQVSHRKGLPHVIYCRVWRWPDLQSHHELKPLECCEFPFGSKQKEVCINPYHYKRVESPVLPPVLVPRHSEYNPQHSLLAQFRVPQNEPHMPHNATFPDSFQQPNSHPFPHSPNSSYPNSPGSSSGTYPHSPASSDPGSPFQMPADTPPPAYLPPEDQMTQDGSQPMDTNMMAPSIPPEISRDVQAVAYEEPKHWCSIVYYELNNRVGEAFHASSTSVLVDGFTDPSNNKNRFCLGLLSNVNRNSTIENTRRHIGKGVHLYYVGGEVYAECLSDSSIFVQSRNCNYHHGFHPTTVCKIPSGCSLKIFNNQEFAQLLAQSVNHGFETVYELTKMCTIRMSFVKGWGAEYHRQDVTSTPCWIEIHLHGPLQWLDKVLTQMGSPHNPISSVS